In Dermacentor albipictus isolate Rhodes 1998 colony chromosome 6, USDA_Dalb.pri_finalv2, whole genome shotgun sequence, the following proteins share a genomic window:
- the LOC135896591 gene encoding prolyl 4-hydroxylase subunit alpha-2-like — protein sequence MCAKMRSRHRAAGALLAIAVLVALPLCSAGQHQRDFYSSVSNLLDLVEHEKEVRLMLLAYAERLITLHSNILSFVTTRQPYHDLETHTEVADYMKHPVHAFHLMKRMIVDLGFVESQINELRASDPLPNITAMRANRLLPWEEDFNGIAVSLARLQDTYLLDMLNLVNGHLTITSGPRNRTVPGRIPLTARDCFFMGQVAVHNGYYDRSVEWVERAIDKVANEKPPSIPTEDLTKYLDLLIKKHDDVLDSMGKAGQHWQTYGVPVRERYKKPLQFQTKLFVEQLTSAQEAQNYKRLCRGEQLRTPKMDSQLRCRYFYGKDGFLRLQPVKIEEANLNPYIITFHDIIGDRDINDLIAFATPRLSRSTHYGAQGMETSLIRTSSNAWLGDEDAPVATRLNRFVESLLGLGTHYHKAEAEFYQLANYGVGGQYIAHHDFLADILSDPNRQMDDFERTAGDRVATLMFYLSDVEEGGATVFPHLGVRLSPKKGNAAFWWNLNADGEGEQLTKHGGCPVLYGSKWIANKWFHSNSNMFRLPCPRNRSQPLAPLV from the exons ACTCCTCGGTTTCCAACCTCTTGGATCTGGTCGAGCACGAGAAAGAAGTCAGGCTCATGCTTCTGGCCTACGCGGAACGCCTCATTACGCTGCACTCGAACATCCTCAG TTTTGTGACGACGAGGCAGCCTTACCATGATCTGGAAACTCATACCGAGGTCGCTGACTACATGAAACACCCCGTCCATGCCTTCCACCTGATGAAGAGGATGATCGTTGACCTGGGCTTCGTCGAGTCGCAGATAAACGAACTGCGCGCATCAG ACCCTCTACCTAACATAACCGCGATGCGGGCCAACAGACTGCTGCCGTGGGAAGAGGACTTCAACGGCATCGCCGTGTCGCTCGCGCGCCTCCAAGACACTTACCTCCTGGACATGTTAAACCTCGTCAACGGTCACCTGACCATTACGTCGGGTCCACGGAATCGCACAGTGCCCGGCCGCATTCCGCTCACTG CTCGGGACTGCTTTTTCATGGGCCAAGTCGCAGTGCACAACGGTTACTACGACCGCTCCGTGGAGTGGGTGGAGAGAGCGATAGACAAGGTGGCAAACGAGAAGCCGCCGTCAATCCCCACAGAGGATCTCACGAAGTACCTTGATTTACTCATAAAGAAG CACGACGACGTACTGGATTCTATGGGAAAAGCCG GACAACACTGGCAGACGTACGGAGTGCCCGTGAGGGAGCGGTACAAGAAGCCGTTGCAGTTCCAGACCAAGCTCTTCGTGGAACAGCTCACCAGCGCTCAGGAGGCACAGAACTACAAGCGCCTCTGCCGCGGAGAACAGCTCAGG ACTCCAAAGATGGACAGCCAGCTTCGATGCCGGTACTTCTACGGCAAAGATGGCTTTTTGCGCCTTCAGCCCGTGAAGATCGAGGAGGCCAACCTGAACCCGTACATCATCACCTTCCACGACATCATCGGCGACCGTGATATAAACGATCTGATCGCGTTCGCAACGCCTCGG CTTTCCCGGTCCACTCACTACGGTGCGCAAGGTATGGAGACATCCCTGATCCGGACCAGTTCAAA TGCTTGGCTCGGCGACGAGGATGCACCGGTGGCGACGAGGTTAAACCGATTCGTCGAGTCTTTGCTCGGTCTGGGAACACACTACCATAAAGCAGAAGCAGAGTTCTACCAG CTGGCCAACTACGGCGTGGGAGGCCAGTACATTGCGCACCACGATTTCCTCGCCGACATCCTCAGCGACCCAAACCGACAG ATGGACGACTTCGAGCGCACGGCTGGTGATCGAGTTGCCACGCTGATGTTTTAC CTAAGTGATGTCGAAGAAGGAGGGGCGACCGTGTTCCCACATCTCGGCGTGCGATTAAGCCCAAAAAAG GGAAACGCAGCCTTCTGGTGGAACCTGAACGCGGACGGGGAAGGGGAGCAGCTGACAAAACACGGAGGTTGTCCCGTCCTGTATGGGTCCAAGTGGA TTGCAAACAAGTGGTTCCACTCCAACAGCAACATGTTCCGACTCCCCTGCCCACGGAATCGCAGCCAACCTTTGGCCCCACTCGTCTGA